From one Marinobacter sp. LV10MA510-1 genomic stretch:
- a CDS encoding NAD(P)/FAD-dependent oxidoreductase encodes MIRLTNIQLALDHDDQAMTSAVLDRLSITAEDLVSVHVHKRGYDARKKTNIVLIYTLDVETTQNESLIEKFSEHQLVKETPDMSYQFVANAPADLQERPVVIGFGPCGLLAGLVLAQMGYKPIILDRGKEVRERTKDTFGFWRKKILNTESNVQFGEGGAGTFSDGKLYSQVKDPNHYGRKVLTEFVASGAPDEIMFVSKPHIGTFRLVTMVEQIRAKIIELGGEIRFSARVDNVQVENGQMTGVVLADGEVIKSRHIALAIGHSARDTFQMLYDNNVYIEAKPFSVGFRIEHPQSVIDKARFGKNVGNPILGAADYKLVHHCKSGRSVYSFCMCPGGTVVAAASEEHGVVTNGMSQYSRAERNANSAIVVGIDPSDYPGNPLAGIDFQRTLERNAYVLGGSNYDAPAQKVGNFLKGTSSETVGSVVPSFQPGIKLTDLSKALPDFCIEAIREAIPVFNRKIKGFALEDALLTGVETRTSAPICIKRGKDFQSINTQGLYPAGEGAGYAGGILSAAIDGIKVAEAMALSINSRHQESASKYT; translated from the coding sequence ATGATACGGCTGACGAATATTCAACTGGCGCTTGATCACGATGATCAGGCGATGACCAGCGCTGTATTGGATCGTTTATCAATCACGGCTGAAGATCTGGTCAGCGTTCACGTGCATAAGCGCGGATACGATGCTCGTAAAAAAACCAATATCGTGCTTATTTACACGCTCGATGTTGAGACAACACAAAACGAATCCCTGATCGAAAAATTTTCTGAACATCAGTTGGTTAAAGAAACTCCGGATATGAGCTACCAGTTCGTAGCGAACGCCCCGGCAGATTTACAGGAACGCCCGGTTGTCATCGGTTTTGGGCCCTGTGGTCTGTTGGCCGGATTGGTGCTGGCGCAGATGGGCTATAAGCCCATTATTCTGGATCGCGGCAAAGAGGTGCGTGAGCGTACGAAAGACACCTTTGGTTTTTGGCGCAAGAAAATTCTTAATACCGAGTCCAATGTGCAGTTTGGGGAAGGCGGAGCCGGAACGTTTTCTGACGGCAAGCTTTACAGCCAGGTAAAAGACCCGAATCACTACGGTCGTAAGGTATTAACCGAGTTTGTGGCGTCCGGAGCACCAGACGAGATCATGTTTGTCAGCAAGCCGCATATCGGCACTTTTCGGCTGGTGACCATGGTTGAGCAGATTCGCGCGAAAATTATTGAGCTGGGCGGCGAGATACGGTTCAGCGCCCGCGTTGATAACGTGCAGGTCGAAAACGGCCAGATGACCGGTGTGGTTCTAGCCGATGGCGAAGTGATCAAGTCTCGGCACATCGCTTTGGCGATTGGCCACAGTGCCCGCGATACTTTTCAGATGCTCTACGATAACAATGTGTATATCGAAGCCAAGCCGTTTTCTGTTGGCTTCCGCATCGAGCACCCGCAATCTGTCATTGATAAGGCGCGTTTTGGCAAAAATGTGGGCAACCCGATTCTGGGTGCCGCCGACTATAAACTGGTTCATCACTGTAAAAGTGGGCGCTCTGTGTACAGCTTTTGTATGTGCCCGGGTGGCACCGTGGTAGCCGCTGCATCGGAAGAGCATGGCGTGGTGACCAATGGTATGAGCCAGTACTCCCGTGCCGAGCGTAATGCCAACAGTGCGATTGTGGTGGGTATTGATCCGTCAGATTATCCGGGCAATCCATTGGCAGGGATCGATTTCCAGCGAACACTCGAACGTAATGCCTACGTGTTAGGTGGTTCCAACTACGATGCGCCAGCGCAGAAAGTCGGTAACTTTTTAAAAGGAACGTCCTCCGAGACGGTCGGCAGTGTAGTACCCTCTTTCCAGCCCGGCATCAAACTGACCGACTTGTCGAAAGCTCTGCCTGATTTTTGCATCGAGGCTATCCGCGAAGCTATTCCGGTTTTCAACAGAAAAATTAAAGGCTTTGCTTTGGAAGATGCGCTATTGACCGGTGTAGAAACCCGAACGTCTGCACCTATCTGCATAAAGCGCGGTAAAGATTTTCAGAGCATCAACACCCAAGGTTTGTACCCCGCCGGTGAAGGCGCAGGCTACGCCGGTGGCATTCTGTCGGCGGCCATAGACGGCATTAAAGTTGCCGAGGCTATGGCGCTTAGTATCAACAGCAGGCATCAAGAGTCTGCGTCAAAATACACTTGA
- a CDS encoding TPM domain-containing protein produces MTLLTKQEQEQVAAAISAVEQETDAEIVTVLTAQADNYAYIPLLWAGLIALVAPGIVNYFAGWLTADTLLLGQWGVFIVLSLIFRIPGINRRLIPRSVRYWRASNLARRQFLEQNLHHTAGATGMLIFVSEAERYVEILVDQGISSKIDNSAWEAIVADFTEQVKQGKTLAGFVTCIEACGTHLKAHVPATHQKNELPNHLVILS; encoded by the coding sequence ATGACATTATTAACCAAGCAAGAACAGGAACAGGTCGCGGCCGCCATCAGCGCCGTCGAGCAGGAAACAGACGCGGAGATAGTAACCGTGCTGACGGCACAAGCCGATAACTACGCCTATATCCCGCTACTTTGGGCCGGACTGATTGCGCTTGTGGCGCCTGGCATCGTCAACTACTTTGCTGGCTGGCTGACCGCAGACACGTTGCTGCTTGGCCAGTGGGGCGTGTTTATAGTGCTCAGTCTTATATTCCGGATACCCGGCATAAATAGGCGACTGATCCCCCGCTCCGTGCGCTACTGGCGCGCCTCAAACCTGGCCCGGCGCCAGTTTCTGGAACAGAACCTGCACCACACAGCCGGCGCTACGGGCATGCTGATTTTCGTCTCTGAAGCCGAGCGTTACGTCGAAATTTTGGTGGATCAGGGCATTTCCAGCAAAATAGACAACAGCGCCTGGGAAGCCATCGTTGCGGATTTCACTGAGCAGGTGAAACAGGGCAAAACCCTGGCGGGCTTTGTCACCTGTATAGAAGCTTGCGGAACGCACCTGAAAGCTCACGTGCCAGCCACCCATCAGAAAAATGAACTGCCAAATCATCTGGTGATATTGTCTTAG
- a CDS encoding TPM domain-containing protein, translated as MQFPSRYSLCRFVAALLALIVLPVTAAPAQSAPVFPELSGRVVDKAEILSPSTESQITQMLQAHEQGTTEQVVVVTVPDLQGYAIEDYGYQLGRHWGIGQKGDDNGALLIIAEQERKIRIEVGYGLEGRLTDATSATIINQIITPAFKQGRFEQGVLDGAAAMVQVLGGEPLAVPDQTPGVGQEKPELSLVSLLFLIIMAVIYFVGGGRGRGGRSGAALLGGALLGASMGGRGGGGFGGGGFGGGGGGFGGGGASGGW; from the coding sequence ATGCAGTTTCCTTCTCGATATTCTTTGTGCCGCTTCGTCGCGGCGTTGCTTGCCCTGATCGTTTTGCCGGTGACAGCTGCTCCGGCTCAATCTGCGCCGGTATTCCCGGAGCTGAGTGGTCGGGTAGTGGACAAGGCTGAAATACTGAGCCCGTCCACCGAATCCCAGATCACCCAGATGCTGCAGGCCCACGAACAGGGAACCACAGAACAGGTCGTGGTGGTCACAGTGCCTGACCTGCAGGGCTACGCCATAGAAGACTATGGTTATCAGCTGGGCCGGCATTGGGGCATTGGCCAGAAAGGCGATGACAATGGCGCCTTGCTTATTATTGCCGAGCAGGAACGCAAGATTCGGATAGAAGTGGGCTATGGCTTGGAGGGGCGCCTTACCGATGCGACTTCGGCCACCATTATAAACCAGATTATAACGCCTGCGTTTAAGCAGGGGCGGTTCGAGCAGGGTGTTCTCGACGGCGCTGCCGCCATGGTGCAAGTTCTGGGAGGCGAGCCATTGGCCGTGCCGGACCAGACACCCGGCGTTGGTCAGGAAAAACCGGAACTGTCCCTCGTATCGCTGCTGTTTCTGATCATTATGGCCGTGATTTACTTCGTGGGTGGTGGTCGCGGTCGTGGCGGGCGCAGTGGCGCAGCGCTCTTAGGGGGCGCGCTCTTGGGTGCCAGCATGGGCGGCCGTGGAGGCGGCGGTTTTGGTGGTGGTGGCTTTGGCGGCGGAGGCGGTGGCTTCGGTGGCGGAGGTGCCTCCGGTGGCTGGTAA
- a CDS encoding LemA family protein yields MQTRPVDTPIRSVWQLTALLMLALLLTGCGINNIPTYDENVKAAWSQVENQYQRRADLIPNLVETVKGFAAQEKETLTAVIEARSKATSIQVDESILNNPEKLQQFQQAQGELSSALSRLMAVSERYPDLKSNQNFLVLQSQLEGTENRIAVARRDFIQSVERFNTEIRTFPGKIWHSILYSDLERRENFKATAENAEEAPKVTF; encoded by the coding sequence ATGCAAACAAGGCCAGTCGATACACCCATACGCTCAGTGTGGCAACTGACGGCGCTGCTGATGCTGGCGCTCCTGCTAACCGGCTGCGGCATTAACAACATTCCCACCTATGACGAAAACGTTAAGGCTGCTTGGTCACAGGTTGAAAATCAGTATCAGCGCCGGGCCGATCTGATACCTAACCTGGTGGAAACTGTCAAAGGCTTTGCTGCCCAGGAAAAAGAGACCTTGACGGCCGTTATCGAGGCACGTTCCAAGGCAACCTCCATTCAGGTAGATGAAAGCATTCTGAACAATCCCGAGAAGCTTCAGCAATTTCAACAAGCGCAGGGCGAGCTTAGCAGCGCATTGAGTCGATTGATGGCTGTGTCCGAACGTTACCCGGACTTGAAATCCAACCAGAACTTCCTCGTGTTGCAATCGCAGCTCGAAGGGACCGAAAATCGGATAGCAGTGGCCCGGCGCGACTTTATTCAGTCGGTCGAACGTTTCAACACCGAAATTCGCACCTTCCCCGGAAAGATCTGGCACAGCATTCTTTATAGCGATCTGGAGCGGCGTGAAAACTTCAAAGCTACCGCAGAAAACGCCGAAGAAGCACCCAAGGTGACGTTTTAA
- the miaB gene encoding tRNA (N6-isopentenyl adenosine(37)-C2)-methylthiotransferase MiaB, producing MAKKLFIKTHGCQMNEYDSSRMADLLKVGEAVEMTDSPEDADILLLNTCSIREKAQEKVFHQLGRWKNLKKNKPGLIIGVGGCVASQEGQAIIDRAPFVDMVFGPQTLHRLPDMITEVRVKGNGVGVVDVSFPEIEKFDNLPDPGANGPSAFVSIMEGCSKYCTFCVVPYTRGEEVSRPADDVIAEVAHLASQNVREINLLGQNVNAYRGDTHDGDVMDLAELITLIATIDGIDRIRYTTSHPVEFTDALIDVYEQVPELVSHLHLPVQSGSDRILSAMKRGHTALEYKSKLRRLRKIRPDISFSSDFIIGFPGETEKDFEDTMKLINDIGFDMSFSFVYSARPGTPASDLPDDTEMVVKKQRLKILQDRINQTVMDISRKMVGTTQRILVTGLSKKDPGEFSGRTENNRIVNFRHENPAVIGHFIDVEIVEAYSNSLRGLPVNSELY from the coding sequence ATGGCCAAAAAGTTATTCATCAAAACCCACGGCTGCCAGATGAATGAATACGATTCATCCCGCATGGCTGATCTGTTAAAAGTCGGTGAAGCGGTTGAAATGACCGACAGCCCGGAAGACGCTGATATTCTATTGTTGAATACCTGCTCCATTCGTGAAAAGGCCCAGGAAAAGGTGTTTCACCAGTTGGGTCGCTGGAAAAATCTCAAAAAGAACAAGCCGGGGCTGATCATCGGCGTTGGCGGTTGCGTGGCCAGTCAGGAAGGCCAGGCAATTATTGATCGCGCGCCGTTTGTGGATATGGTTTTCGGCCCGCAAACCCTTCACCGTCTGCCGGATATGATTACCGAAGTTCGGGTTAAGGGTAACGGCGTTGGCGTGGTGGACGTCAGCTTCCCGGAAATTGAAAAATTCGACAACCTGCCAGACCCCGGCGCCAATGGCCCGTCTGCGTTTGTGTCGATTATGGAAGGCTGCAGCAAGTACTGCACATTTTGCGTGGTGCCCTACACCCGCGGCGAAGAGGTCAGCCGGCCGGCGGACGATGTGATTGCGGAAGTGGCGCATTTGGCCTCACAGAACGTGCGCGAGATTAACCTTCTGGGCCAGAACGTAAACGCCTACCGTGGCGACACCCACGATGGTGATGTGATGGATTTGGCGGAGCTGATCACGCTGATCGCCACCATTGACGGCATCGACCGCATTCGCTACACCACCTCGCACCCGGTGGAGTTCACTGATGCGTTGATTGACGTGTACGAGCAAGTACCGGAACTGGTTAGCCACCTGCACTTGCCTGTTCAAAGCGGCTCTGATCGCATACTCTCGGCCATGAAGCGCGGTCATACGGCACTCGAGTACAAATCCAAACTTCGCCGCCTGCGCAAAATCCGGCCGGACATCAGTTTTTCTTCGGACTTCATCATTGGTTTTCCCGGTGAAACCGAGAAAGATTTTGAAGACACTATGAAGCTGATCAACGACATTGGTTTTGATATGTCGTTCAGCTTCGTTTACAGCGCCCGCCCCGGCACTCCGGCGTCAGATTTGCCGGATGATACGGAGATGGTGGTGAAGAAGCAGCGTCTGAAGATTCTGCAGGATCGTATCAACCAGACGGTTATGGATATCAGCCGCAAGATGGTGGGTACAACTCAGCGCATTTTGGTAACCGGGCTGTCGAAGAAGGATCCGGGCGAGTTTTCAGGGCGCACGGAGAACAACCGCATCGTCAATTTCCGCCATGAGAATCCGGCGGTCATCGGGCACTTTATCGATGTTGAGATTGTAGAGGCTTATTCGAACTCTTTGCGCGGTTTGCCGGTGAATTCTGAATTGTACTGA
- a CDS encoding PhoH family protein codes for MDTNDSRQFDLYPIDQRRLTTLCGQFDENLKQVERRLQVSISRRGHHFRVQGATENVAAATEVVRHMYRETEATEDLTPETVHLYIRETGFERLPEEVPFDGSVTIIKTPKLTAKPRGANQQRYVHNIRTHDINFGIGPAGTGKTWLAVACAVEALKDEQVKRILLVRPAVEAGEKLGFLPGDLAQKVDPYLRPLYDALYEMLGFEHVTRLIEKSVIEIAPLAFMRGRTLNNSFIILDESQNTTREQMKMFLTRIGFGSTAVITGDTTQIDLPRGQNSGLIHAATVLNNVAGISFIRFESKDVVRHPLVQRIVEAYGAINDGNDRNGENER; via the coding sequence TTGGACACCAACGATTCCAGACAATTTGATTTGTACCCAATTGATCAGCGCCGTTTAACGACCCTTTGCGGCCAGTTTGACGAAAACCTGAAACAGGTTGAGCGTCGCCTGCAGGTTTCTATTAGCCGCCGAGGGCACCACTTCCGCGTTCAAGGTGCGACCGAAAATGTGGCAGCCGCCACTGAGGTTGTGCGGCACATGTATCGGGAAACAGAAGCCACCGAGGATCTTACGCCAGAGACCGTGCATCTGTATATTCGCGAAACCGGGTTTGAGCGGTTGCCAGAAGAGGTGCCGTTTGACGGTTCAGTCACCATTATCAAAACCCCGAAGCTGACGGCTAAACCCCGTGGTGCCAACCAGCAGCGGTATGTGCACAATATTCGCACCCACGACATTAACTTTGGCATTGGGCCAGCGGGCACGGGTAAAACCTGGCTGGCGGTGGCTTGTGCGGTGGAAGCATTAAAAGACGAGCAGGTTAAACGCATTCTGCTGGTGCGCCCGGCGGTGGAAGCCGGTGAAAAATTGGGTTTCCTGCCCGGCGATCTGGCACAGAAGGTTGACCCATACCTGCGCCCGCTGTACGACGCTCTCTATGAGATGCTGGGCTTCGAACACGTAACGCGTCTGATTGAAAAAAGCGTGATCGAGATTGCACCGCTGGCGTTTATGCGCGGGCGCACACTCAACAACTCGTTCATCATTCTGGACGAAAGCCAAAACACCACCCGCGAGCAGATGAAGATGTTCCTGACCCGCATCGGCTTTGGCTCTACTGCGGTGATTACCGGGGACACTACCCAGATTGACCTGCCCCGCGGCCAGAATTCAGGGTTGATTCACGCCGCCACGGTACTGAACAACGTCGCCGGGATAAGTTTTATTCGGTTTGAATCGAAAGACGTGGTTCGCCATCCGCTGGTTCAGCGTATTGTTGAAGCCTACGGTGCTATTAACGATGGCAACGATCGCAACGGCGAAAACGAGCGGTGA
- the ybeY gene encoding rRNA maturation RNase YbeY, protein MNIVTLDLQLASDAADIPPEDQLRQWAQLAWQGDEPTEVTIRIVNESEMQALNLQYREKDKPTNVLSFPFEAPAGLNIPLAGDLVICAPVVAQEAREQYKDTHAHWAHMVIHGMLHLQSYDHIDDNEAEEMEGLEIRLLAQIGIANPYDHAEVTEKDS, encoded by the coding sequence GTGAACATCGTTACACTGGACTTACAGTTAGCCAGCGATGCGGCGGATATCCCGCCGGAAGACCAACTACGGCAATGGGCCCAGTTGGCCTGGCAGGGCGATGAACCAACCGAAGTGACCATTCGTATCGTTAATGAATCTGAAATGCAGGCGCTGAATTTACAGTACCGCGAAAAAGATAAACCGACGAACGTCTTGTCCTTTCCGTTTGAAGCGCCCGCCGGTTTAAACATTCCATTAGCGGGTGACCTGGTTATTTGCGCGCCAGTAGTTGCACAAGAAGCCCGGGAGCAGTACAAAGACACTCACGCCCATTGGGCGCACATGGTTATTCATGGCATGCTGCATCTGCAGAGCTACGACCACATCGACGATAACGAGGCAGAGGAAATGGAAGGCCTCGAAATACGTCTGTTGGCGCAGATCGGCATTGCCAATCCTTACGACCACGCAGAGGTAACCGAAAAAGACTCATGA
- a CDS encoding HlyC/CorC family transporter, which produces MSDDHSSRSQGSSNKSWLERISQAFSSGPESVEDVLEILRDAEAQEIIDTDAMSIIEGAMQVLDMRVEEIMIPRSQMITVKANQDPREFLGEIISSAHSRFPVIGDNPDDVIGVLLAKDLLPLAMDGELDWNHIREILRPPNFVPESKRLNQLLKEFKENRNHMAMVVDEYGGTAGLVTIEDVLEQIVGEIEDEHDFDEETHIKAHGDDSWAVKAVTPIDDFNEAFSASFDEEEFDTIGGLVLKEFGHLPRRGEKVEFGGLRFTIANADNRVIRLLQVTRSES; this is translated from the coding sequence ATGAGCGATGATCACTCGAGTCGCAGCCAGGGTAGCAGTAACAAATCTTGGCTGGAGCGTATATCACAGGCCTTTTCCAGCGGGCCAGAATCTGTAGAGGACGTGCTGGAAATTCTACGCGATGCCGAAGCCCAGGAAATCATCGACACCGATGCCATGAGCATCATCGAAGGTGCGATGCAGGTTCTGGACATGCGCGTTGAAGAAATCATGATTCCCCGCTCGCAAATGATCACGGTGAAAGCCAACCAGGACCCCCGTGAATTCCTTGGTGAAATCATCTCCTCCGCTCACAGCCGTTTTCCGGTGATTGGCGATAACCCGGATGACGTCATTGGGGTGCTGCTGGCCAAAGACCTGCTGCCCCTCGCGATGGATGGCGAGCTGGACTGGAATCATATCCGCGAAATTCTGCGACCGCCCAATTTTGTGCCCGAGAGCAAGCGCTTGAACCAGCTGCTCAAGGAGTTTAAAGAAAATCGTAACCATATGGCGATGGTGGTCGACGAGTACGGCGGTACCGCCGGGCTGGTCACCATTGAGGACGTTCTGGAGCAGATTGTGGGCGAAATCGAAGACGAGCACGACTTCGACGAAGAAACCCACATCAAAGCCCACGGCGATGATAGCTGGGCGGTGAAAGCCGTAACCCCCATTGATGACTTTAACGAAGCCTTCAGCGCCAGTTTCGACGAAGAAGAATTCGACACCATTGGCGGCCTGGTTCTCAAAGAATTCGGACACCTGCCAAGGCGCGGTGAAAAGGTTGAATTCGGCGGCTTGCGCTTTACCATCGCCAACGCCGACAACCGTGTTATTCGCTTATTACAGGTTACCCGCAGTGAGTCGTAA
- the lnt gene encoding apolipoprotein N-acyltransferase: MNHSSNQRPASIPSAVTRSLSANRWLGAVLLLIAGGLQTLTFAPYYLWWLGPVSILLILLVCVPLVSGQLFRAGWLTGLGLFASGASWVYVSISQYGNTSQWIAILLTALFVAGLALVHGLAFWFWGRLARYSAVRRLLLFPAIWILADWIRGWLLTGFPWLYLGTAHTDGPLAGLAPIGGVHLVTLAIITTAVAAYGALWLILQTRHTLAATVVVAGLLPWLIAPALNRADWTTLAQEPTSVAAMQGNIPQQIKWDPEFLKDQIVAYLGMTEDHWNTDIILWPETAIPIPQDKAGKIIDHINERLGENSTLITGIPWYGFSERSEGFTFHNSITALGAGEGIYHKQKLVPFGEYVPLEKYLRGLIGFFDLPMSSFTPGPKNQSALTANGLRIMPFICYEVAYPDFLARNAYNTDLLLTISNDGWFGDSIGPLQHLQLARMRALETGRYMLRGTNNGVTAIINNKGQITERIPQFERAVMTGEVYRASGSTPYMVTSSWPVLTFALILIVFVRERVIPKP; this comes from the coding sequence GTGAACCACAGTAGCAACCAACGCCCCGCCAGCATTCCCTCTGCCGTCACCCGCTCACTGTCAGCCAACCGCTGGCTGGGAGCCGTGCTGCTGTTGATTGCCGGCGGGCTGCAAACCTTGACCTTTGCGCCCTACTATTTATGGTGGCTGGGGCCTGTTTCCATATTGCTGATTCTGTTGGTGTGCGTGCCTCTGGTTTCCGGCCAGCTGTTTCGCGCCGGTTGGCTTACCGGTTTAGGGCTATTCGCCAGCGGCGCCAGCTGGGTGTACGTCAGCATCAGCCAATACGGCAATACCAGTCAGTGGATCGCCATTTTACTTACGGCACTGTTTGTAGCCGGTCTGGCGTTGGTTCACGGCCTGGCGTTCTGGTTTTGGGGCAGGCTCGCGCGCTACAGTGCGGTACGCCGGCTGTTGCTGTTTCCGGCCATCTGGATTTTGGCCGACTGGATCCGCGGCTGGTTGTTGACCGGCTTTCCCTGGTTGTATTTGGGCACCGCACACACCGACGGGCCGCTGGCCGGGTTGGCGCCCATAGGCGGGGTGCATCTAGTTACTCTGGCCATAATAACCACCGCCGTTGCCGCCTATGGCGCACTCTGGCTGATACTGCAAACGCGACATACCCTGGCCGCCACGGTGGTGGTCGCGGGGCTATTGCCCTGGCTGATTGCCCCTGCCCTGAACCGCGCCGACTGGACGACCCTGGCACAAGAGCCCACCTCGGTGGCCGCCATGCAGGGCAATATTCCCCAGCAGATCAAGTGGGACCCGGAGTTTCTGAAGGACCAGATTGTGGCGTATCTGGGCATGACCGAAGACCACTGGAACACCGACATCATTTTATGGCCGGAAACCGCCATTCCTATCCCCCAGGATAAAGCCGGCAAAATCATTGACCATATTAACGAACGCCTGGGCGAGAACAGCACGCTGATTACCGGCATACCCTGGTACGGCTTCAGCGAGCGCTCGGAGGGCTTCACCTTCCACAACAGTATTACCGCGCTGGGCGCAGGCGAAGGCATTTATCACAAACAGAAACTGGTGCCATTTGGCGAGTACGTGCCGCTGGAGAAATATCTGCGCGGGCTGATCGGTTTTTTTGATTTGCCTATGTCCAGCTTTACGCCAGGCCCAAAAAACCAATCGGCTCTGACGGCTAATGGGCTGCGGATAATGCCGTTTATCTGCTACGAAGTGGCCTATCCGGATTTTCTGGCGCGCAACGCGTACAACACCGATCTTCTGCTGACCATCAGCAACGACGGCTGGTTTGGTGATTCCATCGGGCCGTTGCAGCACCTGCAACTGGCCCGAATGCGAGCCTTGGAAACCGGCCGCTATATGCTGCGCGGCACCAACAACGGCGTCACCGCGATCATCAATAATAAAGGCCAGATAACCGAACGCATTCCTCAGTTCGAGCGCGCCGTTATGACCGGCGAGGTCTACCGTGCAAGCGGCAGTACGCCTTACATGGTGACGTCATCCTGGCCGGTGCTGACATTTGCGCTCATCCTGATCGTTTTTGTACGCGAGCGAGTTATACCAAAGCCCTAG
- a CDS encoding zinc ribbon-containing protein yields the protein MTEPERNQLSGKALEAYDRMLEQVQSRLRTVQETSMETLEEEIDKAIEAEQELQEMTRDELSLLGAYLQRDLEHLLNFVGETGEGLAEWLQLDLSMLEQRLTERLLSVADQTMVDTLALRQKLESHEAGQYISGEVATAGMFRCLNCEHMLCLTSTSHLQPCEACGSHYYERVTSRWPIKES from the coding sequence ATGACCGAACCCGAACGTAATCAGCTATCTGGAAAAGCCCTTGAGGCCTACGACCGTATGCTGGAGCAGGTACAGAGCCGCCTGCGTACGGTGCAGGAAACCTCGATGGAAACCCTGGAAGAGGAAATCGACAAAGCGATTGAAGCCGAGCAGGAACTGCAGGAAATGACTCGTGATGAGCTTAGCCTGCTGGGTGCTTACCTGCAGCGGGACCTGGAGCATCTGCTGAACTTTGTGGGGGAGACCGGAGAAGGCCTGGCGGAGTGGTTGCAGCTGGATTTGTCGATGCTGGAGCAACGGCTGACCGAGCGCCTGCTGTCGGTTGCTGACCAGACGATGGTGGATACACTGGCACTGCGCCAGAAGCTGGAAAGCCACGAGGCCGGGCAGTATATCTCCGGCGAAGTGGCCACCGCGGGCATGTTCCGCTGCCTGAACTGCGAGCACATGCTGTGCCTGACTTCCACCAGCCATCTGCAACCCTGCGAGGCCTGCGGGTCGCACTATTACGAGCGGGTGACCAGTCGCTGGCCAATTAAGGAAAGTTGA